The following proteins are encoded in a genomic region of Shinella zoogloeoides:
- a CDS encoding Bax inhibitor-1/YccA family protein, translated as MEPVQQRFGYGAQAQSAALFDEGLRQHMLRVYNYMGAGLVITGLIAFVVGSTPALYVPIFSSPLKWVVMLAPLAFVLFFSFKIQTMSASAAQMTFWAFCAVMGLSLASVFLVFTGMSIARTFFIAATMFGATSLYGYVTKRDLSKFGSFLMMGLIGVIIASIVNIFLGSSALQFAVSVIGILVFVGLTAWDTQNIKEQYAENIGHESQQKMAVFGALSLYLNFVNIFQLLLNFTGERE; from the coding sequence ATGGAACCCGTACAACAGCGTTTCGGCTACGGCGCGCAGGCGCAGTCGGCCGCCCTCTTCGACGAGGGCCTGCGCCAGCACATGCTGCGCGTCTACAACTACATGGGCGCCGGCCTCGTCATCACCGGCCTCATCGCCTTCGTCGTCGGCTCGACGCCGGCGCTCTATGTGCCGATCTTCTCCTCGCCACTGAAATGGGTGGTGATGCTGGCCCCGCTCGCCTTCGTCCTGTTCTTCTCGTTCAAGATCCAGACCATGTCGGCCAGCGCCGCGCAGATGACCTTCTGGGCCTTCTGTGCCGTCATGGGCCTGTCGCTCGCCTCGGTGTTCCTCGTCTTCACCGGCATGAGCATCGCCCGCACCTTCTTCATCGCCGCCACCATGTTCGGCGCCACCAGCCTCTACGGCTACGTGACGAAGCGCGATCTCTCGAAGTTCGGCTCGTTCCTGATGATGGGCCTCATCGGCGTGATCATCGCCTCCATCGTCAACATCTTCCTCGGCTCCAGCGCTTTGCAGTTCGCCGTCTCGGTGATCGGCATCCTCGTCTTCGTCGGCCTCACCGCCTGGGACACGCAGAACATCAAGGAGCAGTATGCGGAAAATATCGGCCACGAGTCGCAGCAGAAGATGGCCGTGTTCGGCGCGCTGTCGCTCTACCTCAACTTCGTCAACATCTTCCAGCTCCTGCTGAATTTCACGGGCGAGCGCGAGTAG
- a CDS encoding anti-sigma factor, translating into MTSNDPILETDLNAYVDDQLAVGRRIEVEAYLSERPEVAAQIMKDLRVRDELRLALADHRTVTRQETREAARLLERALSHRRVFSVFRRAAAIALFIAAGWVAHAALGPFGATQVVASTPPPAFVEEAVRAHRTTLLRDSMTSQPEIETFDPAEIRSATAIVLPDLPKGWTVIDTQVFPSAYGPSVELVLEPAKGERLSLFAVRPGSFAVQHVLLFHADNARAAYWQIGDAAYALVSESRKADDLADTARDLSRTLY; encoded by the coding sequence ATGACAAGCAATGACCCCATCCTCGAAACCGACCTCAACGCCTATGTCGACGACCAGCTCGCCGTCGGCCGGCGCATCGAGGTCGAGGCCTATCTCTCCGAACGGCCGGAAGTGGCCGCGCAGATCATGAAGGACCTGCGCGTGCGCGACGAGCTACGCCTCGCGCTCGCCGACCATCGCACCGTGACACGGCAGGAAACCCGCGAGGCCGCACGGCTTCTCGAGCGGGCGCTGTCGCATCGCCGCGTCTTCTCCGTCTTCCGCCGCGCCGCCGCCATCGCGCTCTTCATCGCGGCGGGCTGGGTCGCCCATGCGGCGCTCGGGCCCTTCGGCGCGACGCAAGTCGTCGCCTCCACGCCGCCGCCCGCCTTCGTCGAGGAGGCCGTGCGCGCGCACCGGACGACGCTGCTGCGCGACAGCATGACCTCGCAGCCGGAAATCGAGACCTTCGACCCGGCGGAGATCCGCTCGGCGACGGCCATCGTGCTGCCGGACCTGCCGAAGGGCTGGACCGTCATCGACACGCAGGTCTTCCCCTCCGCCTACGGCCCGAGCGTCGAGCTGGTGCTGGAGCCAGCGAAGGGAGAGCGCCTGTCGCTCTTCGCCGTGCGCCCCGGCTCCTTCGCCGTGCAGCACGTCCTGCTCTTCCATGCCGACAACGCCCGCGCCGCCTATTGGCAGATCGGCGACGCCGCCTATGCGCTGGTGTCGGAAAGCCGCAAGGCCGACGACCTGGCGGACACCGCGCGGGACCTTTCCCGCACGCTCTACTGA
- a CDS encoding YqaA family protein, which produces MSALAAYGGLFLAALIAATILPAQSEAVLAGLLASKNYTPALLILVAGIGNVLGSVINWLLGRGIERFRGARWFPVSAKSLERAGNWYRRYGWWSLLLSWMPVIGDPLTVAAGIMREPFGRFLLVVSLAKFGRYIALAAVVLHWL; this is translated from the coding sequence ATGAGCGCGCTTGCCGCCTATGGCGGCCTCTTCCTCGCCGCCCTGATCGCCGCCACCATCCTGCCCGCCCAGTCGGAGGCGGTGCTGGCCGGCCTGCTGGCTTCGAAGAACTACACGCCCGCCCTGCTCATCCTCGTCGCCGGCATCGGCAACGTGCTCGGCTCGGTGATCAACTGGCTGCTCGGCCGGGGTATCGAACGCTTCCGCGGTGCCCGCTGGTTTCCCGTCTCCGCGAAATCGCTGGAGCGCGCCGGAAACTGGTATCGCCGCTATGGCTGGTGGAGCCTGCTACTCAGCTGGATGCCCGTCATCGGCGATCCGCTGACGGTCGCGGCCGGCATCATGCGCGAGCCCTTCGGCCGCTTCCTCCTCGTCGTCTCGCTCGCCAAGTTCGGCCGCTACATCGCGCTTGCCGCCGTCGTGCTGCACTGGCTTTGA
- the thiO gene encoding glycine oxidase ThiO — translation MRILVKGAGVAGLATAWQLYRHGFDVTISESRERAGLGASGFAGGMLAPWCERESAEEEVLALGRLAADWWEAALPGHVHRKGTLVVAAGRDAGELERFAGRTSGWEWLDEAAIAALEPDLAGRFRRALFFREEAHLDPRQAMAALTASLEEARMRFLFGAGGKAGGHDRVIDCTGAARIGRLPGLRGVRGEMLALETGEIRLSRPVRLLHPRHPIYIVPREAGRFMVGATMIESDDASPVTARSLMELLNAAYALHPAFGEARLVETGAGIRPAYPDNLPRVSEDGETIHVNGLYRHGFLLAPAMAGEVARILLRQRQFERKAS, via the coding sequence ATGCGCATCCTCGTCAAGGGCGCCGGCGTCGCCGGCCTTGCCACCGCCTGGCAGCTCTACCGCCACGGCTTCGACGTCACCATTTCGGAAAGCCGGGAAAGGGCGGGCCTCGGCGCCTCCGGCTTTGCCGGCGGCATGCTCGCGCCCTGGTGCGAGCGGGAAAGCGCCGAGGAAGAGGTGCTGGCGCTCGGCCGCCTTGCCGCCGACTGGTGGGAAGCCGCGCTGCCCGGCCATGTGCATCGCAAGGGCACGCTGGTCGTCGCCGCCGGCCGCGATGCCGGCGAGTTGGAACGCTTCGCCGGGCGAACGAGCGGCTGGGAATGGCTGGACGAGGCGGCCATCGCCGCGCTGGAGCCGGACCTTGCCGGCCGCTTCCGCCGGGCGCTGTTCTTCCGCGAGGAAGCCCATCTCGATCCACGGCAGGCGATGGCGGCGCTCACCGCAAGCCTCGAGGAGGCGCGCATGCGCTTCCTCTTCGGCGCGGGCGGCAAGGCCGGCGGCCATGACCGGGTGATCGACTGCACCGGCGCGGCGCGGATCGGCCGCCTGCCGGGCCTGCGGGGCGTGCGCGGCGAAATGCTTGCCCTCGAAACCGGCGAAATCCGCCTATCCCGCCCCGTCCGCCTGCTCCACCCCCGCCACCCGATCTATATCGTGCCGCGGGAGGCGGGCCGCTTCATGGTCGGCGCGACGATGATCGAGAGCGACGACGCCAGCCCCGTCACCGCCCGCTCGCTGATGGAGCTGCTGAACGCCGCCTATGCCCTGCACCCGGCCTTCGGCGAGGCGCGACTCGTGGAGACCGGCGCAGGCATCCGCCCGGCCTATCCCGACAACCTCCCGCGCGTGAGCGAGGATGGCGAGACCATCCATGTCAACGGCCTCTACCGCCACGGCTTCCTGCTGGCGCCCGCCATGGCCGGCGAGGTCGCCCGCATCCTCCTTCGCCAAAGGCAATTCGAAAGGAAGGCATCATGA
- a CDS encoding fumarylacetoacetate hydrolase family protein yields MPAENTRTDRSYVFAPAPVPALPIEGSAALFPVHRIYCVGRNFADHAIEMGHDPDREPPFFFQKNPDTLVAPERGFPYPPASSDVHHEVELVVALKEGGSDIPVERALGCVYGYAIGIDMTRRDLQAEAKKLGRPWEVAKAFEHAAPCGPIHPAATIGHPAAGTIRLTVNGMIRQEGNLDQMIWKVPEMISCLSRLFTLAPGDLIFAGTPAGVGAVRRGDTMHAQIDGLGGIAVTVI; encoded by the coding sequence ATGCCCGCCGAAAACACCAGGACCGACCGCAGCTATGTCTTCGCGCCGGCCCCCGTTCCCGCTTTGCCCATCGAAGGGAGCGCCGCGCTCTTCCCGGTCCACCGCATCTATTGCGTCGGCCGCAACTTTGCCGACCACGCCATCGAGATGGGCCACGACCCGGACAGGGAGCCGCCCTTCTTCTTCCAGAAGAATCCCGACACGCTCGTCGCGCCGGAACGCGGCTTTCCCTATCCGCCCGCCAGCAGCGACGTGCATCACGAGGTCGAGCTGGTCGTCGCGCTGAAGGAGGGCGGCAGCGACATTCCGGTCGAGCGGGCGCTCGGCTGCGTCTACGGCTACGCCATCGGCATCGACATGACCCGCCGCGACCTGCAGGCTGAGGCGAAGAAGCTGGGGCGGCCCTGGGAGGTTGCCAAGGCCTTCGAGCATGCCGCGCCCTGCGGGCCGATCCATCCCGCCGCTACCATCGGCCATCCGGCGGCCGGCACGATCCGGCTGACGGTCAACGGCATGATCCGGCAGGAGGGAAACCTCGACCAGATGATTTGGAAGGTGCCGGAGATGATTTCCTGCCTTTCCCGCCTCTTCACGCTCGCGCCGGGCGACCTGATCTTCGCCGGCACGCCCGCCGGCGTCGGCGCGGTCAGGAGGGGCGACACGATGCACGCGCAGATCGACGGGCTCGGCGGCATCGCCGTCACCGTCATCTGA
- a CDS encoding thiazole synthase, with amino-acid sequence MLKLYDAEVGSRLLLGTARYPSPAILAEAVRRSKAEIVTVSLRRENAGGKAGGAFFELIGELGVRVLPNTAGCHSVKEAVLTAKMAREVFRTDWIKLEVIGHHDTLQPDVFGLVEATRILTGEGFQVFPYTTDDLVVAERLLEAGCRVLMPWCAPIGSAMGPVNPMALRAFRAHFPDIPLIVDAGIGRPSHAAAVMEHGYDAVLLNTAVAGAGDPAAMAEAFALAIAAGRLAHAAVPLEPRDMAVPSTPVIGKAVFS; translated from the coding sequence ATGCTGAAACTCTACGACGCCGAGGTCGGCTCCCGCTTGCTGCTCGGCACCGCGCGCTATCCCTCGCCCGCCATTCTCGCGGAGGCCGTGCGGCGCTCGAAGGCGGAGATCGTCACGGTTTCCCTGCGCCGGGAAAATGCCGGCGGCAAGGCGGGCGGCGCCTTCTTCGAACTGATCGGGGAACTCGGCGTGCGCGTGCTGCCCAACACCGCCGGCTGCCACAGCGTCAAGGAAGCCGTGCTGACGGCGAAGATGGCGCGCGAGGTCTTCCGCACCGACTGGATCAAGCTGGAGGTGATCGGCCATCACGACACGCTCCAGCCCGATGTCTTCGGCCTCGTCGAGGCGACGCGCATCCTCACCGGCGAAGGCTTCCAGGTCTTCCCCTATACGACCGACGACCTCGTCGTCGCCGAAAGGCTGCTGGAGGCCGGCTGCCGGGTGCTGATGCCCTGGTGCGCGCCCATCGGCTCGGCCATGGGACCGGTCAACCCGATGGCGCTGCGCGCCTTCCGCGCGCATTTCCCGGATATTCCGCTGATCGTCGATGCCGGCATCGGCCGGCCCTCACATGCGGCCGCCGTCATGGAGCACGGCTACGATGCCGTGCTGCTCAACACCGCCGTCGCCGGCGCGGGCGATCCCGCCGCCATGGCGGAAGCCTTTGCGCTCGCCATTGCGGCCGGCCGCCTCGCCCATGCGGCGGTGCCGCTCGAACCGCGCGACATGGCCGTTCCCTCCACTCCCGTCATCGGAAAGGCCGTCTTTTCGTGA
- the tsaA gene encoding tRNA (N6-threonylcarbamoyladenosine(37)-N6)-methyltransferase TrmO yields the protein MVRLNEIRRNEVAVTPPETADAQLVFIGRISTPWTARMETPRQGRHDGPVCTIEIFEPWVQALTGVERFERLEVLYWLHQSRRDLVLQSPASNGEVHGTFSLRSPVRPNPIGTSIVVLEKIEGNRLFVRGLDCLDGTPLIDLKPDRTLFKPIAPPQPGDFETGQAQMCRKAGD from the coding sequence ATGGTCCGGCTGAATGAAATCCGCAGGAACGAGGTCGCGGTCACGCCGCCGGAAACGGCGGATGCGCAGCTCGTCTTCATCGGCCGGATTTCGACGCCCTGGACCGCGCGCATGGAAACGCCGCGGCAGGGGCGTCATGATGGGCCTGTCTGCACCATCGAGATCTTCGAGCCCTGGGTGCAGGCCTTGACCGGTGTCGAGCGGTTCGAGCGGCTGGAAGTGCTTTACTGGCTGCACCAGTCGCGCCGCGACCTCGTGCTGCAGAGCCCGGCGTCGAACGGCGAGGTGCACGGCACCTTCTCGCTGCGCTCGCCCGTGCGGCCGAACCCGATCGGAACCTCGATCGTCGTGCTGGAGAAGATCGAAGGCAATCGCCTCTTCGTGCGCGGCCTCGATTGCCTCGACGGCACGCCGCTCATCGACCTCAAGCCGGACCGCACGCTCTTCAAGCCGATCGCACCGCCCCAGCCGGGCGATTTCGAGACCGGCCAGGCGCAGATGTGCAGGAAGGCCGGCGATTAG
- the thiC gene encoding phosphomethylpyrimidine synthase ThiC: MNIAAQKLTPTVTTGALPASRKIHIPGELHPDIRVPMREIALHPTSGEPPVIVYDASGPYTDPAHVVSIEGGLPRLREGWVAARSDTQAYDGRHVRPEDNGFATGERLTPEFPVLSRPRRATDGKAVTQLTYARAGIVTPEMEFIAIRENLGRKAVKEALARDGESFGAHIPDFVTPEFVRQEVASGRAVIPANINHPEAEPMIIGRNFLVKINANIGNSAVTSSMAEEVEKMVWAIRWGADTVMDLSTGRNIHNIREWIIRNSPVPIGTVPLYQALEKVNGIAEDLTWEVYRDTLIEQAEQGVDYFTIHAGVRLHYIPLTVNRVTGIVSRGGSIMAKWCLHHHRESFLYEHFEEICDIARAYDVTFSLGDGLRPGSIADANDAAQFAELETLGELTQIAWKKDCQVMIEGPGHVPMHKIKENMDKQLKTCGEAPFYTLGPLTTDIAPGYDHITSGIGAAMIGWFGTAMLCYVTPKEHLGLPDRDDVKVGVITYKIAAHAADLAKGHPAAKLRDDALSRARFEFRWEDQFNLSLDPETARAFHDETLPKEAHKVAHFCSMCGPKFCSMRISHDIRAEAQKEGLEAMAAKFREGGDLYMPLSGE, encoded by the coding sequence ATGAATATTGCCGCTCAAAAGCTCACCCCCACCGTCACGACGGGCGCCCTTCCCGCCTCGCGAAAAATCCACATTCCCGGCGAACTGCACCCGGACATCCGCGTGCCGATGCGCGAGATCGCCCTGCACCCGACCTCCGGCGAGCCGCCGGTCATCGTCTACGACGCCTCCGGCCCCTATACCGATCCCGCCCATGTCGTTTCCATCGAAGGCGGCCTGCCGCGCCTTCGCGAAGGCTGGGTCGCCGCCCGCAGCGATACGCAGGCCTATGACGGCCGCCACGTCCGCCCCGAGGACAACGGCTTTGCCACCGGCGAGCGCCTGACGCCGGAATTCCCGGTGCTGAGCCGCCCGCGCCGCGCGACGGACGGCAAGGCGGTGACGCAGCTCACCTATGCCCGCGCCGGCATCGTCACGCCCGAGATGGAGTTCATCGCCATCCGCGAGAATCTCGGCCGCAAGGCGGTAAAGGAGGCGCTTGCCCGTGACGGCGAGAGCTTCGGCGCGCATATCCCGGATTTCGTGACGCCGGAATTCGTCCGGCAGGAAGTGGCGAGCGGCCGGGCGGTCATCCCCGCCAACATCAACCACCCGGAAGCCGAGCCGATGATCATCGGCCGGAACTTCCTCGTGAAGATCAACGCCAATATCGGCAATTCCGCCGTCACCTCCTCCATGGCGGAGGAGGTGGAGAAGATGGTCTGGGCGATCCGTTGGGGCGCCGATACGGTCATGGACCTTTCGACCGGCCGCAACATCCACAATATCCGCGAATGGATCATCCGCAATTCGCCGGTCCCCATCGGCACCGTGCCGCTCTACCAGGCGCTGGAGAAGGTGAACGGCATCGCCGAGGACCTGACCTGGGAGGTCTACCGCGACACGCTGATCGAACAGGCCGAGCAGGGCGTCGACTATTTCACCATCCATGCCGGCGTGCGGCTGCACTACATCCCGCTCACCGTGAACCGCGTCACCGGCATCGTCTCGCGCGGCGGCTCGATCATGGCCAAGTGGTGTCTGCATCACCACAGGGAGAGCTTCCTCTACGAGCATTTCGAGGAAATCTGCGACATCGCCCGCGCCTATGACGTCACCTTCTCGCTCGGCGACGGCCTGCGCCCCGGCTCCATCGCCGACGCCAACGACGCCGCGCAGTTCGCCGAACTCGAAACGCTCGGCGAACTGACGCAGATCGCCTGGAAAAAGGACTGCCAGGTCATGATCGAGGGCCCCGGCCATGTGCCGATGCACAAGATCAAGGAGAACATGGACAAGCAGCTGAAGACCTGCGGCGAGGCCCCGTTCTACACGCTCGGCCCGCTGACGACGGACATCGCCCCCGGCTACGACCACATCACCTCCGGCATCGGCGCGGCGATGATCGGCTGGTTCGGCACGGCCATGCTCTGCTACGTCACGCCCAAGGAACATCTCGGCCTGCCCGACCGCGACGACGTGAAGGTCGGCGTCATCACCTACAAGATTGCCGCCCACGCCGCCGACCTCGCCAAGGGCCACCCGGCCGCGAAGCTCCGCGACGACGCGCTGTCGCGCGCCCGCTTCGAATTCCGCTGGGAGGACCAGTTCAACCTCTCGCTCGACCCGGAGACGGCCCGCGCCTTCCATGACGAGACGCTGCCCAAGGAGGCGCACAAGGTCGCGCATTTCTGCTCCATGTGCGGCCCGAAATTCTGCTCCATGCGCATCTCGCACGATATCCGCGCCGAGGCGCAGAAGGAGGGGCTGGAGGCCATGGCGGCGAAATTCCGCGAGGGCGGCGACCTCTACATGCCGCTTTCGGGAGAATGA
- the hpaR gene encoding homoprotocatechuate degradation operon regulator HpaR: MTNSDPPEKSTPETAKDAPQGACRRSLPIGLLKAREAVMRHFRPILVDHDVTEQQWRVLRVLADEGMVDASEVAEKAFILAPSLTRMLRSLQQRKLIFRHKDKEDKRRVLLTLAPAGQAMIDEVMPDALRVYAEIDARFGAERIDILLDMLEELAALKLGGEE; encoded by the coding sequence ATGACGAACAGCGACCCGCCAGAGAAGAGCACTCCCGAGACGGCGAAAGACGCGCCGCAGGGCGCGTGCCGGCGCTCGCTGCCGATCGGCCTCTTGAAAGCACGCGAGGCGGTGATGCGCCATTTCCGGCCCATCCTCGTCGATCATGACGTGACCGAGCAGCAATGGCGCGTCCTGCGCGTGCTTGCCGACGAGGGCATGGTGGATGCGTCGGAAGTGGCGGAAAAGGCCTTCATCCTCGCGCCGAGCCTCACGCGCATGCTGCGCTCGCTGCAGCAGCGCAAGCTGATCTTCCGTCACAAGGACAAGGAGGACAAGCGCCGCGTCCTCCTGACGCTGGCGCCGGCGGGGCAGGCGATGATCGACGAGGTGATGCCGGATGCCCTGCGCGTCTATGCGGAGATCGACGCGCGCTTCGGCGCGGAGAGGATCGATATCCTTCTCGACATGCTGGAGGAACTCGCCGCCCTGAAGCTGGGCGGCGAGGAGTAG
- a CDS encoding TOBE domain-containing protein: MKISARNRLKGKIVEVTLGATTAHVRIDVGGGSIITASITNEAVNELGLAAGQEAYAVVKASDVMVAVDD, from the coding sequence ATGAAGATCAGCGCGCGCAACCGCCTCAAGGGCAAGATCGTCGAAGTCACTCTTGGCGCGACCACCGCCCATGTCCGCATCGATGTCGGCGGCGGTTCGATCATCACCGCCTCGATCACCAACGAAGCCGTCAACGAGCTGGGCCTTGCCGCCGGGCAGGAAGCCTATGCGGTCGTCAAGGCCTCCGACGTGATGGTCGCCGTCGACGACTAA
- a CDS encoding pseudoazurin, which produces MAKSIVGAAAVILALALPAAAADFEVHMLNKGAEGAMVFEPAFVKVAPGDTVTFIPTDKGHNVETIKDMIPEGAEAFKSKMNEHYKVTFDKPGAYGVKCTPHVGMGMVGLVVVGDAPANIDAVKAGKLPKKARERLDAAIAAAGL; this is translated from the coding sequence ATGGCAAAGAGCATCGTCGGCGCGGCAGCGGTCATTCTGGCGCTCGCGCTTCCGGCAGCGGCGGCAGATTTCGAGGTGCACATGCTCAACAAGGGCGCCGAAGGCGCCATGGTGTTCGAGCCGGCCTTCGTAAAGGTCGCGCCCGGCGACACCGTAACCTTCATCCCCACCGACAAGGGGCATAATGTCGAGACGATCAAGGACATGATCCCGGAAGGCGCGGAAGCCTTCAAGAGCAAGATGAACGAGCATTACAAGGTCACGTTCGACAAGCCGGGCGCCTATGGCGTCAAGTGCACGCCGCATGTCGGCATGGGCATGGTGGGCCTCGTCGTCGTCGGCGACGCGCCGGCCAATATCGATGCGGTCAAGGCCGGCAAGCTGCCGAAGAAGGCACGCGAGCGCCTGGACGCCGCCATCGCGGCAGCGGGCCTGTAA
- a CDS encoding thiamine phosphate synthase translates to MKLDPFYLIVDSADWIERLVPLGVRLVQLRMKDLPEDRLRAEIRRAKTACAAAGCQLIVNDYWQIAIEEGCDFVHLGQEDLDGADIAAIRASGMKLGLSTHDAAELETALAARPDYIALGPVWPTILKKMKWAPQGVERLADWKARVAPLPLVAIGGLNPDRLSAVFENGADSAAVVTDITLNADPEARTREWIERTARWR, encoded by the coding sequence GTGAAGCTCGATCCCTTCTACCTCATCGTCGACAGCGCCGACTGGATCGAGCGGCTCGTGCCGCTCGGCGTCAGGCTCGTGCAGCTGCGCATGAAGGACCTGCCGGAGGATCGCCTGCGAGCGGAAATCCGCCGCGCGAAAACGGCCTGCGCTGCTGCGGGCTGCCAGCTCATCGTCAACGATTACTGGCAAATCGCCATCGAGGAGGGCTGCGACTTCGTGCATCTCGGGCAGGAGGACCTTGACGGGGCCGACATCGCCGCCATCCGCGCGAGCGGCATGAAGCTCGGCCTTTCCACCCATGACGCGGCGGAGCTTGAAACGGCGCTCGCCGCACGGCCCGATTACATTGCGCTCGGCCCCGTCTGGCCGACGATCCTGAAGAAGATGAAATGGGCGCCGCAGGGCGTCGAGCGCCTCGCCGACTGGAAGGCCCGCGTCGCGCCGCTTCCCCTCGTCGCCATCGGCGGCCTCAACCCGGATCGCCTCTCCGCCGTCTTCGAGAACGGCGCCGACAGCGCCGCCGTCGTCACCGACATCACGTTGAATGCCGACCCGGAAGCCCGCACCCGAGAATGGATCGAGCGCACCGCCCGCTGGCGATGA
- a CDS encoding PadR family transcriptional regulator, whose protein sequence is MGCGPHRHFSPPDDRSGPFHRGRHHGPGRGGRHGGRLFDYGELRLLLLAIIADAPSHGYELIKTIEERFGGSYSPSPGVIYPTLSWLDDMGYAVIEPAEGGRKRYSITPEGKAFLAANRAAIDELMARAGSGGPRGREGVPAPVVRAMENLKLAMRLRLRRGDVSEEAAAAIAAALDLAAQTVEKS, encoded by the coding sequence ATGGGATGCGGCCCTCACCGCCACTTTTCACCGCCCGACGATCGCTCGGGTCCCTTCCATCGCGGCCGCCATCATGGCCCCGGCCGGGGCGGCCGCCACGGCGGACGCCTCTTCGACTACGGCGAGCTGCGCCTCTTGCTGCTCGCCATCATCGCCGACGCGCCGAGCCATGGCTATGAGCTGATCAAGACCATCGAGGAACGCTTCGGCGGCAGCTACAGCCCGAGCCCGGGCGTCATCTATCCGACACTCTCCTGGCTGGATGACATGGGCTATGCCGTGATCGAACCGGCCGAAGGCGGCCGCAAGCGTTACAGCATCACGCCGGAAGGCAAGGCCTTCCTCGCCGCCAACCGCGCGGCCATCGACGAGCTCATGGCGCGCGCCGGCAGCGGCGGACCGCGTGGCCGCGAGGGCGTGCCCGCCCCGGTCGTGCGCGCCATGGAGAACCTGAAACTCGCCATGCGGCTTCGCCTCCGCCGGGGAGACGTGAGCGAGGAGGCGGCAGCCGCCATCGCCGCCGCGCTCGACCTTGCCGCCCAGACCGTGGAGAAAAGCTGA
- a CDS encoding sigma-70 family RNA polymerase sigma factor, whose amino-acid sequence MNGKTPGFNVIGQLAALRRYALSLVRNPDEAEDLVHDALVKAYERQSTFRTGANVRNWLMSILHNAHIDRLRQRRSQERRHDAAAEIAETSAPANQDHSVRLTQLRNAFFGLPEEQRAALHLVAIEELSYQEAADTLGIPVGTLMSRVARARQRLRSFEQGGSAAPVTHLRIVGGTGDDKQ is encoded by the coding sequence ATGAACGGAAAGACACCCGGCTTCAACGTGATCGGACAGCTTGCGGCGCTGAGGCGCTATGCCCTGTCGCTCGTCCGCAATCCGGACGAGGCGGAAGACCTCGTGCACGACGCGCTGGTGAAAGCCTATGAGCGGCAGTCGACCTTCCGCACCGGCGCGAATGTCCGCAACTGGCTGATGTCGATCCTGCACAATGCCCATATCGACCGCCTGCGCCAGCGCCGCTCGCAGGAGCGCCGCCACGATGCGGCGGCCGAGATCGCGGAGACCTCCGCGCCGGCCAACCAGGATCATTCGGTGCGGCTCACCCAGCTGCGCAACGCCTTCTTCGGCCTGCCGGAGGAGCAGCGCGCGGCGCTGCATCTCGTCGCCATCGAGGAGCTTTCCTATCAGGAGGCCGCCGATACGCTCGGCATCCCGGTCGGCACGCTGATGTCGCGCGTCGCCCGCGCCCGCCAGCGGCTGCGCAGCTTCGAACAGGGCGGCAGCGCCGCACCCGTCACCCATCTCAGGATTGTCGGAGGCACCGGCGATGACAAGCAATGA
- the thiS gene encoding sulfur carrier protein ThiS, with the protein MTLIINGEEQEVAAATLADLLSALDYEGDWLATAVNGELVHREDRAAFPLGERDRVEILSPMQGG; encoded by the coding sequence ATGACCCTCATCATCAACGGCGAGGAACAGGAGGTCGCCGCCGCGACGCTCGCCGATCTGCTCTCCGCCCTCGACTACGAAGGCGACTGGCTGGCGACGGCGGTGAACGGCGAGCTGGTGCACCGCGAGGACCGCGCCGCCTTTCCGCTCGGCGAACGCGACCGCGTCGAGATCCTTTCCCCCATGCAGGGAGGCTGA
- a CDS encoding DUF2218 domain-containing protein yields the protein MTAATSKTAIATEQASPYLQQLCKHFAHKLPVKFDEHDGQITFSIGECRLKADGAALHIDLAAPKAEDMEQLKDVVIRHLVRFAFREELQVDWQDA from the coding sequence ATGACCGCCGCAACGAGCAAGACCGCCATCGCCACCGAACAGGCAAGCCCCTACCTGCAGCAGCTCTGCAAGCATTTCGCCCATAAGCTGCCCGTGAAGTTCGACGAGCATGACGGGCAGATCACCTTCTCCATCGGCGAATGCCGGCTGAAGGCGGACGGCGCAGCGCTGCATATCGACCTTGCCGCGCCCAAGGCGGAGGATATGGAGCAGTTGAAGGACGTGGTGATCCGCCACCTCGTCCGCTTCGCCTTCCGCGAGGAACTGCAGGTGGACTGGCAGGACGCCTGA